Part of the Triplophysa rosa linkage group LG21, Trosa_1v2, whole genome shotgun sequence genome is shown below.
caggCTGTCAAGTTGCTGCAATGCTGGAATATTGTGTGTGCACCAGCGCAATCGCTTGAGCTGTTACTTTTAATAAGGAACAGAAACAACTTAAAAATGTCCAGGATGATTTATGGTCAGACAGATATGGGTAACACttatctaaaaataaacaaacttctAACTTAATGATCAATACTACTCAAatagtatattttttaaacatattttcatcTGATAAAGACAAAATCATTTAAACGTGAAGCTGTTCTTGGACATTgcaaacgaaaaaaaaaaaaaagactctGCCACgcaataacgtttgtttattcaaatgtattattcTACATCTTAAAATTCCAAGTGTCAGAACGCTAACATTCTTAAAAACCTGAGAATTTTAGCCTTTACCACGTTACTGCAGTGATTGTGCCTTTAATCTTTGAAACAACAGGAAGAAACGTAACATAAAGATTTCTATTTTAATAGGTGCTGATGCATCGCGGCTGAATAACACAACCAAGCTTTCAACATATATTAACGTATTTCATACTTAATTTATTACTTACAGGAACAATGTTAAAGGGGAGGTTTTTTGCCTACTTTACCCAAGTTGATACAGTTCTCTGAGGTCTTTATAAAAGAGATGTGACATTTTTCGGTCAAAATACTTCTTTACAAGGTAAAGAAGCACAACGTATCTTTACCTTGCAAAAAACGCGTTCTCAAGAATGGCCGCTTCTGAGCGCTTCTTCCGTATGATGATGATGGGCACTTGATAACCACACCCCCAACTTCACGGAGGTGTGTCCACGCCCATACATTCTCAAGCTACCATAGAAACCGTTGAGCGTAAGTGTATATGTTTGAGCCAGAGTCGGACACAGAAGAAGATGCATCCGAACAAGctgtagtttttaaaaaaaaaattacaaacttAAATCTTCAAAGCTGTTTTCAACAGTCACGTAGTCAAAACGGTTCAGCTCGTCACAAACCGTGTTGTACTGCTATGATTACATCATACTAACGTTATGTGTTTCGCTAAAACAAGTACACGCATATTAAAACAActattacacaataaaataataatataaattaatattcacatatattaaactaaatataaatggttatatattagggatgcacgatattatcggcagataatggcttataaattaattatcgcCATTGGcccgataaagaaaataacgcAGATATGCCTCGCCGATAGGAAGCTGTAAtttacggagcccgtctggtcacccctcggagaaaaaaaaccaagacccgcaaatccgtggccacagttttgtaattcgttccctgaatttaaaaatccgtactccgtactcacagattctaaaactgttctcacagtttacaaaaccgtgctctcggattaataaactgtacccacgagtttacaatctgTGCTCtcgttttgtaaaccgtcccctcagtttttaaaacctgtacccacaaattcataatctgtgcccacgctttcgcaatccgatcgcacagttttgcaaactatcctactcgcggaattgaagcctctgtctgtcaacagaacaagctccttcctacaggaacattaaccaatattgtatactgttttattttagattaattATTTTAGACATCATTTTTCTCCCGGAAACACTTCCGTTGTCGTTTGTGGTACTTGCAGcgtgtttctgtatttgtttgtgttgcgagaatttgcagcgtgtttctgtatttgtttgtgttgcgagaatttgcagcgcgtttctgtatttgtttgtgttgcgaaaatttgcagggcatgtgtcgccaaactaatgaagatgctttctgaatttgctggtgttttttcggtttgcatgtgttttcttccGTTGCAGCGCGGTGACACCTAGCGGCTTCCGTAGCTAAGAATTAAATGCGTTTTACTTTCTACAATTTGGAATTACACACTTTACCTTTAtgtgttgttgtaatattttcTTATACTACTATTATGCTAGactttttaaactttaattaacattaaccTGGTTAACCAAAGTCCTTTTTTTTGTCACACATAATGTGATTTAGTGGAACTTCATTGGTAAGCTTATGATGTGACTAATTTCTAAtctaaaaatatgtatattaatGTCAATTTATAATAACTGCATGCATTTTTgcttatttaaatgatttattatcaCAAAATTTCAAGGAAATCAAGAAAATAAATTTACAGCAACTCTGCAAAAATAACAGTACAGATCACTTTAGTGCAAAACAGAATCATTATGACTGATTCAATGTATTGTTCACAAATCAAAAACACAAGGCTGTTTAGCTAGTCTTATGATATAACTAATATAGCCAACAGGTTATTGACCCAGCACAAACGTTTCATCAGACAAAAGCCAACTAACTTGCTTTTAGGGTTTAACAATAACTTCAGTCTAATACAGTTTTAATCTAATGAGAAGCTTTTGGCCCACAGTGCATCCTTTATCACAATCTGCATTATTCACAGACGCATTtttgaataataaatacattgagTGCTCAGGATATGTCGGagataaaaaaatccaaactATCAGAAGAGCATGTGTGACACAATGTAGTGTCataaatattaaagtgatagttcacccaaaaatgaaaattctgtcaaagggtaccaccgctgttcggttgctaacaatcttcaaaatatctttgtgttctgcagagtcatagaggtttgaaatgatacggtgagtaaatgataacagaatttttatttttaggtgaactatcccttacaCAAGACTGTTTCAAAAAGGACCCAAACAGTGAGTTTGTTAAACTGTGTTATGCCCCTCGGAAAACACTACACTTGACAGCAtgcttcatttttacactgCCCAGAAAAGCACCATCATCATAATGcccgtgtgtgtgtaagtgttcATGTAAAACTTAACATATTCTGAGcaatcattattttgtaaacaaCGCATTGCTTTGTTCATGATATCGCTTCAATACCAAGAGTTCCGGTTGATAAATGAAATGTCACAGCCTTTGTTTTGCCGATTtgtatttaaaatcaatattgTTTAGGCATTAAAGACGGAACCTTTATGATTGAAATGTTACACTTTTAATGCCTAAAGGTATTTTAATTATCTACAGGGCCATCACTAAAAATGAAGCTTTTATATTTAAGTGGTGctaaaagtgattttttttagaattgAAATTCACAGTAATTGAAACAAATCTTCCTGAGTCTTCATGTGTTTTTTAGCCGGAGGTCTGTATGCGTTACACCGAagcacatttacagctcatGCTGACTGCTGTGAGGTGAAGGCAACTTTCTGATGTCATTATTCTGCATGAGCTGGAAGTAAAACACCACAAGCTCTTCGTAGTTCTTAATGGAGATTCTCTCGTTCACACCGTGAAATCTATTCAAGAAACAGGAATGTTAACATGAATGATATACATCTTTATTTACCACATACATCCATAAATACACACTTGAATGTGTCATACCTCTGTGGATCACCTGGTTTGAACCATGTTGGTGCGAAGCGATAAATGTCTCGAGTGATATCCTTGTAGTGACGACTGTCAGTATTGCCAACACAGATACCTGGGGGAGGAAGTCATTAAATGGCAAACAAAAGTGAATGCTTCCTCCATATGAATCAATGATGCATGATAGAGGCATTTAGATACACATTAACCGATTTACCAGGGGCCACGTTGACCTGAGGAAATATGCCTTGCACTGTTTTTTTGATGATCTGATACCCAAACGACTGCTCATCATAAGAGCTGATGGGCAACGGGTCGAACCCATTGACCAACTCTAGTTTTACACGCTCATCTGCTACAATTGACTTGATCAAATCCAGAAcctaaaaaaagaacattctgtTGTGGGTCcatttcatctgtttatcttGCTACATCTTTGTCACAACCACTTACAGAAAAAATCTGCCATCTGTTGTCAACCACAAAAATCTGTTGTGATTGACATTTTATATAGTAAATAACTTCATACCACTAGTCTTAACTAGTATCAACAGCATGTGCTTGTTTTAGATTACTCAATCTTTTAACTATGTATAAAGAgaaaaagttaataaataaaCTCGAACTAAAGCCTGAACTTGATGTTGAATGTTTCAACACTATTGGCTTTATTGCGGCTACAGCATGACCTCTCACCTCCTGCAATGTTTGAGCAGAGTGGATGCGCAGATTGACAAAAGCCTCTGCGTATGGCGGGAGGACATTAACCTGTCAGGGCAGCCACAGAGAGAAATAATCAGACAGATGTTACAACAATACATTGTGTCAAACTTTACAAGGCTCACCTTTACACCAGCGTTAAAAATAGTAACAGCTGTTGTTGTCCTCACAAAGGCATTCATATCAGGTTTTTGCTCCATCACTCTACAGGTGCAATATGTAAGAGCCATAAATTAATATGTTACAGATGGTATCTAAGTGACAACATTAACAAGCATTACTGTACATGCGTGTGTTCGTGGGCTGCACTTAACATATTTTAATCATTCGCAAACAATAGAGTGTCTGTAGATTGTTTccgataacaagcaaaagaaaacaagaagaactgttacttggctaaacttgtgtctccaatattttgattttagaCTGCgttaccaagctcaaccgctagatgtcaatgtaccatacggtttctttaaatgcgaccaaactacaggaccaattcaacaaattgtttatttaaaactactattatacaataaaatattactataaattaatattcacgtaaattaaattaaatataaatagttatattactacactagccaaacacagactggaagttaactgcagtcctgGCGAACGTGTCGGATGAAACGGTCTAAAGAGTTTGTATAGTATCTATGTGAACTACCTGCTAATCAGTGGAGAGAAGAACCACAGATTAGACATGATAAATCTGAGAGTCAGGCCGAACTGAAAAGAAAGAGATGTGCATTAACACATCACATGCATAAAACAATCCATTACACATCATTTAATATtctgtaaaatgtatttcaggTGGTGATGTGTTTAGCCTCTTAAATACtatgtttatgtagtttttacCTTATGTGCCAAGTGTTCAAATGTGCCACGTTCAGGACCATAGCCAAAGAGTCTCGGCATCGGATTATCCTCCAACCTGGCAAAGTCATTATGGAGAACAAAAtctttagtcatttttattaatgCTTGCTTGTAGTTGTTCAGCAGCAAAACATACATATCTATATATTAAATTGGTTCAGTTATGGTTACCACTAAAGTGTTTTCTTACCTTTTCACCGCTGAGGCCAAGATGCCAATACTTGTCTCTCTGGGAGGCATTGATGAATGTCCTGGAGCAGCATTAACACTCAGCTTTACTGTGGCCTGGCCTTTCTCACTCACACCTattctacaaaacacaaaccatgttaaaattatttatttaataatgaaataaatattttggtggggttttttttacaatagtCTCACAGAGCAGCAGGTCCATCCAGACCGTTTATGATACCATCCAGCACTGCTAGGCCTTCATCTAAAACATACAGAAGCTTCACCCCACGACTCTTGAGAAGCTTCACAATATTCACTGCACCCTGCATCCCGGTCACCTGACAacatcaaataaagttaaatgactaataataataataattcacctAGTAACCAGCTTTATTATAGTTAACACGGACTGGTTATGACCCACTGTTGATGATCTTGAGACTGACCTCCTCATCGTGACCCAAACCAATGTAGAAGCTTCGTCGAGGGGTGTAACCTCGCTCCAGGAGATATTCCAACGCCTGAAGGATTCCCTGCAAGAGCAAACATCATTACAGTGAGTTTACAGGTTTAACTGAACACATGTACTGTTATTTATCACTGCCGATTCATCGGGCAGTACCATCACAGACTGTTTATTGTCGATGGTCCC
Proteins encoded:
- the pm20d1.2 gene encoding N-fatty-acyl-amino acid synthase/hydrolase PM20D1.2, coding for MTGHNTQWKLFAFFKVLVLSLTLSLTVLFLVATVRTFTFDVNAGLQLGKWENTISISPHITPQQRKNLLANFKAAIQIPTVSITDTDLNTDALRECAVLLRRVFPKVFSSSLVKHEVVGNYSHLFSVWGSEPDLEPYMLLAHIDVVPADEADGWDAPPFSAQELNGFIYGRGTIDNKQSVMGILQALEYLLERGYTPRRSFYIGLGHDEEVTGMQGAVNIVKLLKSRGVKLLYVLDEGLAVLDGIINGLDGPAALIGVSEKGQATVKLSVNAAPGHSSMPPRETSIGILASAVKRLEDNPMPRLFGYGPERGTFEHLAHKFGLTLRFIMSNLWFFSPLISRVMEQKPDMNAFVRTTTAVTIFNAGVKVNVLPPYAEAFVNLRIHSAQTLQEVLDLIKSIVADERVKLELVNGFDPLPISSYDEQSFGYQIIKKTVQGIFPQVNVAPGICVGNTDSRHYKDITRDIYRFAPTWFKPGDPQRFHGVNERISIKNYEELVVFYFQLMQNNDIRKLPSPHSSQHEL